The window attcgaactcacatataccagcgtataaaccaaacacgtaagaaatttgccaattagacatgagactaacgtatttcaaaattgacagttctcggtcatacagtgataaTAACGAACAAAACCAATTACAAACTtgcaataaaataatatttaaagagaTAAACCAAATAtgttaattgaaatatttatgtaaaaagaaatcaaacttaaaatatttcaaataaatttccTAGCTAATTAATTCAATTAAAACAAGCTATTTTactaaatacttaaaagcttaCCGGTAAAACACGTAGATCCAAAAACATTGTTGTTAGGGTGATTGTTAGCGACGGAAAAGGGTCTCTTTtcagaatgaaatatttaaacATAAGTAGTTCCAAAAAGTAAGGATATCGATAAGAAAATCAATTGATATTGAAATATCGAGATACCAGGGGTATCGAAAAGCAGATAAAACAGTCAaacaattaaaaagtaaaaattgaGCGccaattattttgatttttaggataaaaacaaaacaataaacaaacaaGGCGGTTTTAAAATGCTTTATTGATAATAATTACCCTTGATGAATTTGCCGTTCTAGTACGTCGCATTTGATGCAAGGTTCCGGAATGTTTGGTACTGATACCGGGTAACTTCTTATTGAATTCGCGTGATCGAATATGCTAGATTTTAGCAGTCATTTTACTATAAGTTGCGTTGTGTGTcatcattagacttcggcaaatatgcaaataaaaatgtagaaaatatgcgcataaatatgcacgtgtttacccgaaaatatgcaaatattttacaaaatatgcatacaaataaataaaaaaatcgtaaaatagtaacaattttatttaaaaaaaaaaagtgtacataactaaatatttcctactattcattaagatttacatttaatttaagtaactacatcatttttaagtatgaataaacttatttagaattatggtaacaataaatgaccaagtggtgttcaaaattttctaacaaaaacttgtggcttctgtctgagtacatatatttatatatggaaaaacttcgttcaacatcaactgatgtaacgggagcatttttcaaactaaccaaaacatttggttctaaattaattgtttccgaaatatttccagctagaacactgactacttcagaaagaatatggtaacctttatttttttccatagtagcttcaaatttttttaaaatatcttttccaatattacctctaacgttccgacaacatgacgcaaattcttttattaatgctgtactttcgaacaatgtcagttttggtgattctaactgagtaattgttttttgaacaaaactaaaatttgattttataaatgaaagttcttgttgtaGCAAGTTACTctaaaaagtttgtttagaatccaaaagagattgggaactttcatctgttaacgtatcacttatgttctttattttaacaaaatgatctgcataaaaattagctgcttctaaccatgttccccatggcgttaaaataggttgtggtggaagaggaatgttaggtagcatttctttataaagttgaattcttataggagatttaagaaatacttttttgatactggatatcatggtatttacaagaggaaacttttttcgtatttcctctgcaactctgtttaatccatgcgctacacaagtaacatgtattaaatctgggaaaaatatttttaaattttgtcctgctttcaccatataaggagcagcatccgataaaataagcagtaatttattagaaggaatagttgtcggaagaaaaaaagttgctaatgtttcttgtataaaacgcgaaattgttaaagcatttgttttctcaagttgctggcatgaaataagatgagattttggtaaggtatcttctttaagaacaccaatcaataaatgagcaatatactttcctgaggaatcagtggtttcgtctacagatatgtaaaaataattatctgcaatttcttccttaatattaattaacaccgatgagtatagcccgttcacattatttcttcttagagaccgatcacttggaacattaagtttgcaatatttttttagaaacgaactaaaatttacatttgctaattttgaaagcggtatgtttacagacactaatgcgcgacacaagtcttcattaaaagtttcttgctcatctaatttttttgaagtagatgggaaacatttagccattgaagtttgatgtttcctcctatttttcctttttttgcaatgtgtgaagcagttctcacatgttggtttATCTGAAATtgcttctcacatgctatctataaataaaaaaaaaacctttattttaacccaacctttaaaatataaaaatatacaaggtgtttttggttaatcaaataactggtttgaaaaaaaaacactcgctaagtgttttaaatgcagtattaatccacaaattagtttttgttactaaccattagtacatcatataacttattttaaaattcaacaaaagtttttttttgttaattcaattacaataaaaataattgtgttttagaatagctgacttcataaaaaaaagtaaaggtgaaaaatttttctaaatacacaccattgtattgtaccatggacaattttttctcactaaaggaagctatttttcatttaaaaacaacctacgagtactaaatttcaagtaaatacgtttattggttttaaagttattgttgttattaactaaaagaatttaattttttttaattttaacaccctgtatctcgaaaagtaaataagtttgacccctcattaactatatcgttttgttcaatttttcgagaagtatctacagtcaaacgttgtaagtgtcatttggaaacaccttgtatgtatgaaatattagatatttaatagaaaatattagatacttacaattttgccacagactgaacagtagatttttcccatatccatagacagctctttataaggtttaatccaagttgaagcactggttgttttaggcattataaaatcacaatcttcctttttgttacgcacaacgagtgttcacgctttgaatatcaaaacaaaaatgatttacaaatctgagcatcaaattagaaatgtttaggtacctaattcaataaactgggagattttggaaaatccctaaattaggaacaaaactattagccgtttacctgctgttaagatacaataaattgtagatagatttggggattagatcataaaatgcaaatgagcgaacccttagcgattatccaataactgaatgcctcagtgaccgagactttctaagaatgttgagggctacttaaattgatcttctttgaaattgtaaatgttttgtacctgtagagattacgtacttagatcatttcttgattaaaatgactacaaaattttatacaagaattgaaataaattggtatgtttaaaaattttcaaatacagtataaaaatctgaacttttatgcactttatgcaaacttttatacaaatatgccaaaatatgaaatattggcataaaatatgcacaatatgcaaaatatgcaatatgcatatttgccgaagtctagtcatcatACTTGCATGCAAAATTTCATGAATAtcgtctttttcattttaaagatatttactTGGTTCCATAATATCCCAACACTGTATATAATTTTCTGTCTCTGGTATCATATAACACATTTTTGGCCAGATAAATGTGTACCATTTCTTACTTAAATACGTCTATTACCTTGTAAGTTTGTTTATCATATGCACCTATAACATACTCACTTATAACTAAATTTCACAATTTCATTATTGCATTTAAGATTCGATTAAGGCTGTATTAGAAGTTATGCGGGTAAATGCATTCTCAAAAGTAAACAGTCACTGCTTCACCACAAACATCAATGGAGCATTGTTAAGTAAATTAGTCTCTTGCATTAGAACTTTGAAAGTTAGTTAATAGAGACAGTGTGCGAACAAATCAGTTTTAACTTCAAAAGAGATGGTTTATGAGTTTTAATAGATTTATGATAATAAACCTACTATGGATGTGGTGCAACAAGTTTTGCTTAAAAGTATTGGCGGATAGTTTTGTTAAAAGTCTGAAATTACAAAGCTATAGGTTTTAGATGacgcttttaatttttaaacaaccTTCTTACAGTATCACAAGTTTATTTGTTCGATGATTTGGATATCTTTCTGTAAAAACACGGTAAGTTCGTTCAACAATTCTATTACGTTGGGATATGTTCAAAAATTATATTACACTCGCAGTAAATAATAATAGGATTTAAAAATCACCATTCCTACATCAATCATCAATCCTACATTTGTCATTATTTACTACGAAACACAAACTGATCTGTCAAACTGAGAAAACTATCAAAACAATACATATAGACAATTAAcgtaaaaacctttaaaaattttttttcttttctaaagaagaaaaataataataaataactaaagaagttctttattaataaaaaaataattaagtgttttatgttttaactttttttttgtctttatagaggggggtctggaatcttcaaaataCATCAAGTCCAGGACGCCACCTGACTAACTTTAGTTtaattcgttcttcgtactcccggcgatagttcccgaggtactttaaaatgccctctcgtcgccgagtctacgccgaacgcctacctgctaaacaagaccctcctctgtcatcactacctttattcattcattctccatttatACACATCCACATTCTATTCATTaacaaggaggctccctgtctcgttccaggtagtgCGTAGAAGACActtatcgctcctagttcggcatcattcccagatgggtatttcctccttccccacactctgactcacgcattctaactcatacagtgtgacccacttttctagcgtCACCTTTCAGCAttattcactcttacctttagcgttggtccagcagtctttcttcctcttcctttttgtTGATCACTGCACaaatatagctgtgtatgttagtccaaactaatttattgttaatcattctctcaatcatttctctcactgtaacaaaattccatctgctgcaatctaacatcttATGTAACACAGTGTCTGAGTATCCACAGTaaaggcattcatctgtatcagcctttccaatcctatagaggtaggccctaaaacacccgtgtccctatagaggtaggccctaaaacacccgtgtcctgtgagcacctgcgtcaggaaatagtCCAGTTGCCTGTGGctcacagtccacccaatctcttatgttcgggatcagcattttcgtccactgtgccacatcttccgtgttgttccattctttttgCCATCTTTTAACtaacctttccctttcctgtcttctctcgaccacagtaaggtttggacctcttgtctcataaagctcttttttttccaccgccaaaacatgcaacgaaacacatccagtgatggtccataaggctgccgcagacacagtcctgtaggcgcatgccactcgcagcagacttgttctgtctacttgtgtcatgagactcctataggccgttatctctaccgcctagctccagactggtgccgcgtagagaacgatcgactgtacaacaccgtgtaagaccctcctcctttcggatttgggtcttccaatgttcggcatcaccctccccaacgcagccgcactattcgcagtcttccggaccacctcccgcacgtgctccccccattttccattctggttcaatgtcactcctagatactttacttgtttcttgggtgttagccatgctcccgcacattttaatcCAATATTTTGCCTGTGCCTTGTCCCCTTctgaatgatggcttcggttttctctgtcgcaagttttagtccgtgctgcgtcatccatttctttacgacgccgcctgcgtttcgaacccggtatttgagatctggctcattcCTGGCCACTaacagtacagcgaggtcatccgcgaatgcgaagggggttgtaccctctgacgatccctggggtaccccggtcgtcacgtccacgatcgtgcccttttccaccataatccttctctcggacagatacttcGCCACCACAtacatcaggtaaccaggacattctctctcctccattgccttcattacctcgttccactgcaacgtattgaatgcattcttaacatcaaacaacagcatagccgcccagcgatgttcatctcCACTGTTGTGCAATGCTCCGAGTACATTCATGATTgaatcaatcgtgcttttccctttacaaaaaccaaattgcctccttgataaaccacctgatctctcaatcatgtcgtctatgcgtactcgcagcatcctttcatacagcttactgatgcatggaagcagacagatggggcgatagttttccctagctttgggaagcagtatcaacctcgatgtcctccaaggctcaggacaggtttgtgcttccagcagtgcattcatgtgttccaaaagccacgcaggttccacccgtcctagacccttcaccgcctcaggtggtatctgatctagtcctggggacctacgagtcttcagtgaacccaatgcctcgataAGTTTATCCATAGTAAAGGGTACAGCTCGCTCAGCTCCTTCATCCCTCCATACACCATGAcatctgccgtccggaaagagctcttttgttacctcaagcttcttgtccataggcatttcgtaaaGAGAATACGCATGGAACTTCGTCATGACGATCTTGTATCCCTGACCCCAGATATCCTAATCCAGCTGTTCACACAACTCTTTTCtgtgccttcttttttctgtacggattttcctgtaCAGTTCCTTCTTCCTTGCGCGGTACTCTTCCTCGATCTCCTCGATGATCTCAGGGTTGATTCCTGCTCTACCTCTTGTTCTTGTTAacattcttctcattgctataCATACATTTCTTAGTGCCTCGATGTCCGCATTCCACCAATATGGCATCCTGATGATATCTTGGCGACCAATCTTGCTTCCCTCCatcgcttctttaatgactctctcCAGGCTTTTCACTGTCGATGATTGACAATGCATTATGCTCATTCTCCATTTAATTAGCTCCTCGTAAACTTTCCAGTCATTTTTCCAGTTATGGAGAACTCAATGTACTAATGTTCAGTTCCAGTGTAGTCTGGCAAAACCTTACAGCCTATTGCTTTCGCCGCTATTTCTTGTGTCGCCATGGTCACGTCGATGTACGTACCTGTACCTCTCCTAACAATTGTAGGTTCCAGACCTGTGTTCAGAACCACTAGGTCTAGAGCACCCACCCAGTCAGTTAGTATCCTGCCGCGAATATCGGTAATGGGAGATCCCCACTCCACTGCTTTTGAGTTAGAATCTCCGAGCACTACGTATTCTCCTCCTGTGTTTCCCACTTCCTGCATGATCTCGTCTATCTTCATCTCGTACTCGCCCACCGTCACGTTTGGAGAAATATAACCAGCTGCACCCCCTCCATCCGAACAATCACATATCCTTCTTTCGACATTGTAGATTCGTACAGCAGCTCTCCCGGTCGTATCTACAAACCATCCTCTTCTTTTCACCGCTGTTGGATTTGGTTCCGCCGTCACCAGCAC is drawn from Diabrotica undecimpunctata isolate CICGRU chromosome 5, icDiaUnde3, whole genome shotgun sequence and contains these coding sequences:
- the LOC140442519 gene encoding uncharacterized protein, with translation MANKENMTRELRVLQTNVGTARLAHDLFETAAVEKNIDVLVTAEPNPTAVKRRGWFVDTTGRAAVRIYNVERRICDCSDGGGAAGYISPNVTVGEYEMKIDEIMQEVGNTGGEYVVLGDSNSKAVEWGSPITDIRGRILTDWVGALDLVVLNTGLEPTIVRRGTGTYIDVTMATQEIAAKAIGCKVLPDYTGTEH